In Paludibacter propionicigenes WB4, the genomic window CACCAATTTTACCTCCAACCGGGAAATAAAAGTAATACTTCCCATTTTTGAAAACACAGTCAGGAGCCCACATGTCATAATTAGCTTTGGTAAGCCAGGGTACCTTGGTCTGCGTTACAATAACTCCATGATCGGTCCAGTCAGTCAAATTTTCAGAAGAGAACACATGATAGTCTTCCATACAGAACCAATCTTTACGCAAATTCTTGTCTACTGGCGCAATGATGTCATGTGACGGATAAAGATAAACTTTACCATTAAACACTCTGGCTGTTGGATCGGCACTGAATTGATCCCGAATAATTGGATTTTGTGCCATTGCTCCGGAAATAAAAAAAGACGCTGTCGCAACCAGAGCCACCCACTTTAATTTTCTACTTTTCATTCTATTAAATCTATTTATTGGTTAATTATTTCTTTATGTTTCACTTAGTATTCCTGTTCAGATTTATTCGGATTTTATCAATTTCAGGAGCGAAAGCCTTGTCATTTGAAATTCGAATAGTATTGTAGCCTTTATTTAGCGTTACAGAAATTGTCTCCTTAGCTATTTGTTTTGAAGCACCTGAATTCAGTTTAGTAAGATGAAAGTTCTTTCCATTTACACGAATTGTAGCGTCTCTGTCTTCATTCGAAAGGTAAAATAATTCCAAAGAGTAATTTCCGGCAACATTAGCGAATACATCCTGAAATTCAATGTAATTGTCAGGACGTTTACCAATATTGATCACTTTTGTTTTTCCTGAACACAAAGCATCAGCCACCGGCTTGGCTTGTTCCGGAAGGACTTGAGTATTAACCGTCAAATTGAAATTATTCATCCATGCATATTCGGCTTCAAACACCTCTTTGAGTTTTGTTTTTTGTGCATTTATCTTTATTGCAGAAACACCGTGACTCGGAACAGTCGCCGAAAAAACAGAATCAATTGTTCCAAAATCAGCATGTGCCCAAAGATCCCTTACAGCGGCTTTACCTACTATATTCAAATCTTTCAAGCGCAACTTCAATTCAGCTGGCCTTTTCTTCAAATTTAACATGGCAACGACAAACTCTTTACTTTGACGATCTTTCAGGTTTTTTGCCCAAATTTGCACGCTATCACCTTCATAAATCAAATGAGCCTGCAAACCGGCTACATCCTGATTAAGTGCGATAATTTCTTTATTGGTCAGAATTGTCTTTGTTTCGTTCGACATTTTAGTCATATCGCAACCCAAAGCAAGGGGTGACGATAAGATACACCACATGGTGAAATGGCTTTTGTCTTCTTCAAAACTCATTCCACGCCCAACTTCGAGCATATCCATATCGTTGTAATGACCCGGGCTGGCATATTGAGCAAGGTATTTATTTAGATTAATGATATCGATTACACTTTTCCACTTTGCTTTAGAGCCTGGTACGAAATTTATATCGTTAGACATTCTCCACGAATCAGCCAGTTTAGTCACCCAGGTTCCGGGAAATTGCCAGCGGCATACATTGAAGTTTACGTCTCTACCGGTATTATCTATTGCTTTACGAATGGCAGTATAGCGTGTTTGTTCATCAAGTTTTTGCACGCGTCCACCACAATAATCAACCTTAAGAAAATCGAAACCCCAGGTTTTGAAAAACAAATCGGCATCTTGCTGATCATGGCCGTACAGACCTCCACCAACTCCACCGGGTTGACCGCTGTACTGAGAGCCACAAGTGTTTTCGCCTGCTTCAGAGTAAAATCCTGCCTTCAATCCTTTTGAATGAATATAGTCGGCCAACTCTTTCATTCCTTTGGGGAATTTTATCGAATCAATTTTCAGGGTTCCATCAGCATAACGTTTATTGAAAAAGCCATCGTCAATATTAACATATTGAAAACCAACGGCAGCCAATCCGGAGGACACCATGGCATCGGCCTGCCCTTTGATGACACCTTCATCAATCTTAGGCCCGAATTGGTTCCAACTTGCCCATCCCATCAATGGCGGACGAGGAGTTTTACTACTCTTATTTTGAGCAATTAAAGCATTTCCCATTAAAATGGAAACGACTAAAACAACTACTATTTTTTTCATGTATTATTGCTGGTTAAGAGTATTAGCCTAGTTCTTTGTTATCTTATCTGTTATGTGGAAATAATCGAAATCGGCATAACCACCGGGAGTTTTGGAAGAATAATAGTATAATCCAAAGCGATAACCCATAAAATGAGTCAAGGTGTATTCCATTTTTATCTGCGAGCCTATTTGTTTCCATGATTTTCCATCCAGACTGTAGAAGAAACGGCCTATATCCACTTTATTCGTGAAATCGCATTCTGCTTTTAGATAAACCACTTTTTGATTAATAGGTACATTTTGAACTTCGACAGGTTTGCGTGCTTCTCCATTAATCATTACAATCGATTTGGTTCCATTCGCCACTTTAACTCCTACCTGACCGTACTTTTGTTGCAAAAGCCCAAGACCGGCATAGTCTCCATCTTTCAAACCTGACACATCGAGCGAAGTGATACCAGCTGAAACCGGACCAAATGTTCGTTGAGTGAGCGTATTTTTTGCTTGTACAAACATAGAATCTATCCGTCCGGTTTTTAATCTTAAATATCCTTTGCGCTCAGTTACAGACCATAACTTGTTGTCCGGATTATGATTCCATTGCCAAACCAACGGCAAAGCAGGTTCTCCTTTTTTGCGGGTAAATTCATCATTATTTACAATTCCCGGAATCAAACCTTTGCTTGCAGGCAGATCAAGTGTTGTTGGAACTTTGCCATTTTCACCTATTACAGGCCAGCCATTTTCCCATTTCATTGGTACAAGGTAAGGAATACGACCTACCGAACCGTGATCCTGAAACAGATATGCAAACCAACGTCCATCGGGGGTATCAATCATACCTCCCTGCGCTACACCCTGATCCTGAAGTGCTACTTTTCCCTCCCAGGGTCCGGTAATTTTATCGGCTCTGTGAACTAATACAGTGCGCATACTATTTCTAGGCCAGCAGATATTGAATAAATAGTATTTGCCATCGTGCTTAAACAACTGCGAACCTTCGGCTTGAAGCATTATACTTCCACCCGGAGCACTAGCATTTTCTATTAGCACTCTTTCCGTTCCTTCCTTCACCCCTGACAAATCTTCTTTTATTTCATAGATTTTTAGCTTTCCGGCACCTGTTACTAAATAAATACTTCCATTATCGTCAAAAAATAATGAATTATCATGATATGAAGGACTAAATGAGTGTTCAACCCAAGGACCTTTTTCTATGTCTTTAGTTGTAAAAATGTAGGTTTTATTTGTAGTTGAAGAAAAGGTAGAAATGTAATAAAGCCCTTTATGGAAACGTATACTGCTTGCCCACGATCCTTTACCATAATCATTCTTGCCGTTATTCAGGTTCAACTTATCCATCTCTCCCAACGTATTATAAGCATAACTTACGGTTTCCCAATTCACTAAATCTTTAGATTTCATAACTGGAACACCCGGGTTCATGTGCATAGTGGTGCTACTCATATAATAAGTGTCACCTACGCGAATCATCGACATATCAGGTACATCTGCATAGATGATTGGATTAGTAGCCTTTTTTATTTGTGCGTTAAGCACCGTGGAAGCTCCAAATGCAACAAAAAGTGCAAGAATAAGAAACTGTTTTTTTGACATATTGAGTTTAAATTTTATTATTTCGTGTTTTTAATCGGTCTGTTTTTAAAAATTGAACTTTTTCAGGTTGACAATATATTTTGACTAAAGTTTATCACAAAGGTTTAACGTCCAAACGAACTTTGAACATTTTTTATGGGTCTATTTATCCTTCCGAAATTTTCAGTTTATCAAGGGTTCTAAAATAGAATGGATAAAATCTCTATTTCATATATCCGACTTCCCGGTAATATCTCTGTGCACCAGGATGAAGCGGCACCCCGAAATTTGTCCACACAGTCTTTGTATCATAAGTATAAATGCGGATAAACCACTTTAATGCACCGCGATTTTCATCAATCGCTTTTGCAATGTCGTATGCCGCCTGCTCCGGCGTATCATCGCGCGCAAAAACAGCTTCTCCCGATCGTCCAAGAGTTTTGAAACGACGATTGACCCCTTTGAGCAAACCGTAGTGCACCTCCACTATTTCAGCATCCACATTTTGCTGTGCAATCTGTTTCAATAAGTTTTCGGGCAGCTCTAAAAAATAAAAATCAAATTTCTGACTCAGGGTAGTCCACCAAGAAGATTCCGGATTGAGTGCCGGACTTGCAAGAAATCCAGCAACTATATCAAAATTTCCTTTTTTGGCTTCATCCAGCGTTACATCTGTTTTTCCACCCCAAGACTTGATATCGTCGGTAGAAATTCCATAATAATTCAGAATAGTACTCATAGCAGCATCGGCACCCACAATCCGAACAGGTAAATGTTGCTGTTTAATGTTGCTGAAATCTTTTATTCCGGTTTCTTTCCTTACAGCAATCAGATAATAAAAAGGGTCTTCGAGTTTTGCTATTAAACGAAGATTTTTATACCCTTCTTTACCCCCGGGGGTTCCACGATAGGCAGAACTCAGCATGGCGCTGGACGTTAAGCCAAAGTCAACACGCGCATTGACACGAACATTGACCCCATCTTCCAGATTTATCTCATCGAGTGGAGGTGGATAATCGTTGGTTGAAACCAGCCGAGGACCGTACGAACGGTTGCAATTGCGACAAATAATGACTGAATAGCCGTACGGTTTCATGGATTGCTGCACAAAATCACCCAACTCACCCCAGGGACAACCGGTATCGCATGCTCCTGCAATCACCGGACGTTTTACATCCCAACCTGTTTTTCCGACATCGATAGTTTCCTGAGCATGAATTAAGGTTGATGGCATAACAATCGTCAACCATAACAGAATCAGATATTGTAATTGCTTCTTTAGCATAATCTACAGATTAAATTTATTTCAATTAGAGACGGGAATGGCTACAGCGGCCGGTAGTGCCCCTGCGGCTTTTCCGAATACAGTAAATTCCAGAAGTCCCAGCGGTGATGCTTTTGGCCAGTTGGTAACAGTCAGGCGGACAAAACGACATTTGACCGGAGATATCTCATCAAAAATAGTATTTCGGGCGATGGTATTTCGAGATTGATCCAGTGCAGTCTCAAACGTTTTTCCATCGGTTGAAACTTCAATTTTGTACTGGTATATTTCTGCTGAAGGTTGTTGCGCTCCTTGAGCGGGTCTTCCGAACCCGCGTCGTCCGCCGTTGAACATTAACCGAACACCGTCAATGGTGAACATCTGCACCACATCGAAACGCGTAGCCGGCGATAATTCAATCAATAAAGATGGCAGAGAATCGGTCGCAGCAGGTTCCCACCAGGTACCGCTGGAATTATCTACAGCATAAGCAGCCTCGTGTCCGGGTTTTTCTGTCGAAAATTTAGACAAGGCATTCATTGCCAGGATTTTATTGATGATAACAGGAAGAGATTCGCTATTGCCTTTTGCAGGATCAGTTACGGTGCCCGGTGCCCATTGTGGTGTATCGGTAATTTTAACCGACATATTTCCTGCTTTGTCGAAAGTAATGCGATCCATACCAATGCGTCGTCCGCCGGGAGGATTGGAAAGAACGATGGTGTAGAACTGCCAAAGATTACCATCCGGGCCTTCAACAATACTGCCATGAGCCGTTCCGGTGACAAGTCCTTCCGTTTTGCGGAGCAAAGGATTATTTGGCGCATACGTAAAAGGCCCTAAAGGAGATTTTGCAGTATAATAACCTTCGGCATAGGTTTTCCACTGAGTACCCGATGCAGAATATTGCAGATAATAAGTTCCCTTGTGTTTTTGTAACCACGGTCCTTCAATCCATGCAACATCGGGATATTCGTTCATCTCCCCATATCGTTCCCATTCATGCTTGTTATTGAATCCGAAAAGATGTTTTACCGGACCGGCAAACCGACTGATATCGTTTGGATCGAGCGGTACGACATAAATTCCACTGACACCACGACCGGGATAATAGAGATAGGGTTTGTTGTCATCATCAATAAAAATATCTACATCAAAGGCTCCATTCCAACCACCTTTCACATCGGGAGTATTTTTCCAGTCGCCAATACTGGTAAACGGTCCTAGCGGATTATCGGCTTTGTACACCGGACAATCATTGCCGCACATGTAAAAGCTTCCGTTGAATTTGACCACATGCGGTGCAACCGGTACATTATCGATACGATGAAAAGTCCAGTTCAGCATATCATCCGAAACCCAAGCCCCGCCACCTGTGCAGTACATGTAGTACTTTCCATTTTCTTTAATGACTGTGACATCGCCTGAAGCATTGCCACCGGGCGCAGTTACCATCGGCAACGGATTGCAGTATCGGGGAGTTTTCCCAATTACCGGCGTTTGCCCGTACGAAAACGATGCAAACAATCCGGTAATAACTAAAATAACCAACGATTGGTATTTCATAATCTATCAGTTGATAAGTCGGTTACTTAGCCCAAGCAGCTCCTTCAGGAGTACGTCTCCATTCGAAGTACGAATCAAGCACTTTCAACGATTCGGCACTAGGTACAGGACCGGTGTGTGGAGTTTGTTGGAAGTACATCAATACAGGATTCGCATCACTGAATGATGGCCAATGTGGTAATCCGCTGCCATTAGGATCTCCGTATTTCGCGAAGTTTGTCCAATAAGTAGCCATTGCATCCGAAATTTCCAAATCGGTTTTGCTTGTCTGAGGATTGTTCGGATCAAGATGATTGAAAACATAAGCAACCTCCTGACCGTGAGGCGAGCCTGCACCTGCCCGTGGCGATCCTTCCGGATAATCCGGATGTTGATCGAAATAATAGTAGAAAACTTTGGATTTTCCTGTTTTAGCTTGTAAACGAGCCCAGCTCCATGTTTGCCATCCAAATGCTGCATCCCTGGCTAAATCACGAGCAGTTTTAGGGACTGTGGTTTCTCCAACCGGATACGCTTTTATCAATGCATCGGCAAATTTGCCATAGCGGGTTTTGACTCCGTTGATATAATCTTGTGGGGTTTTGGGAGGTGAAAAACTGGCACCTTCGTCGGAATTATATCCTACAAGAATAGCTACATCGTTGTATTTACCTGCTTCATATAGCTTGTGTTGATCGTCAGGGATAACATATCCATCTACAATAGGCCAGAACATACCTAAGCCGCGGGCAGCCGGTAATTTATCCGGAGCTATTTTACGCAATTCAGCAATTGAAGTTACACCTGCATTTTTCATGTAGGTAATTCCATCTATTTCTGCGTCTTTTAAACGTTTCATATTTTCACCCGGATAGGTTATCGTCTGTCTCGAAGGACCAAAAGAGCCACCACTTTCAGAAATAGCTCCTTTGAACAGGCCTTTTGCCTGAGGCGATGCGCACAACATACTAACTGCAATGCCACCAGCAGATTCACCAAAAATAGTCACTTTATCAGGATCACCACCGAATGCTGCAATGTTCTTTTTAATCCATTTCAAGCCGGCAATCATATCCAGCAATCCATAATTCCCTGAAACTTTATTCGGATTTTCAGCAGTCAGTTCAGAATGTGCAAAAAAACCAAGTTGTCCCACTCTGTAAGCAATGCTGACTAACACGACTCCTTTTTTAGCAAGTTTTTCACCACTGTACGGCCATTCGGATGTAGCTCCGGCACCAAAACCGCCACCATAAATCCACACAAACACAGGAACTTTTTCCTTAGCTGACTTTGCAGGAGTCCAAACATTGAGGTAGAGGCAATCTTCACTTTTTCCTGAAGGAGGGTTTCCTCCCTGAATGGGGCCGGGAGCAAATTTGATTGTTTGTTTCACACCCTGCCATTTTGAAGCAGGTTGAGGCGCTTTCCAACGAAGATCGCCAACCGGAGGTGCGGCGAAAGGAATACCCTTGTAAACAGTCAAGTCTCCTTCAATTGCACCCTGCACTAAACCTTCAGCTACTTTTACGGGAGCAGGTTGTTGAGCAACAGCAACTCCTACAAAAGAAAGCAAAAATAATACAGTCAAAAAACTTACTCTTTTCTTCATAATATTATAATTTTAATATTAAACATTCATTCAAAATAATACTCACACCAGCAGATTTCCTAGCAAAAATACATTAAGCGTTGAAATTCTACGAAAACTATTTATTGGGGATTAAAAATGTATGATAGATATTACCACAACAACATCTATCATTTTTCTCATTTAAACATCAATAAAACAACGAATTGACAGTAGCTAATCTAAGATTAGTTACTGTCAATCAAATCCATGTTTTAAATGTGATTATTCAGGTATTGCATTGTTTGCCGATGTGGCATACAATCCTATCATAGCTCCTGTAAAACCACCCGCAACGTCTGTAGATAAAATATCACCGGAAACAGTTCCTCCAAGATTAGTGAAGTCTGTTCCGTTTGCTGAATAACTGAATTCATAATTGTCGCCAGTTGCTTTCACCCTGAGTTGTACAGCGGTTTTCATGTCAATTTTAGTGCTGGCAACAATGGTTGATTTTCCTCTTGCTGTTCTTTCGAGCAGTAAATAGAAGTCCTTATCTTTCTTTGTAACTCCAAACACATAATTGAATCTTTCGCCCTGCACACAAGTAATTCCAGCCAAGTCTTTTTCTGTTTGAGGCTGATAAGAGAGCGTAGCCGTTGCAGTGAAACTAATGTGTTGCTGACGATAGAAAAGAGTTGAAGTTGGTTTTAGCTCCTTAATATTCGCTGCAAACGGATTGATAATTAAACCTTTTTTGGAAGTCACAATAAAATCTTCACGCGGACCTCTTAGTCCAATCCATCTGTAATCCAGTTTGGGAGCCAGGAAATCGTCGGTAAAAGTGAAGTTCCCATTTGGGAAAAATCCATCTTTTCCGGTTTTGTTTTCTACTCCTTTAGGCATTTTAAGTTTAGGTTCCATCGGAACTAAACCGTTTTCGAAAACAGGAAACTCTCCCGACCAGTCAACCGGTAGAATAAATGTTTCGCGACCCGTGTTTACCCGTTTCTTTTCGTTTGGACGCACAGCCAGAAATACTCCGTAATATTTTCCATCAGGCGTTTGAACCAAATCAGCATGACCAGCCCAATCTACCATATTGGTACGCTTTGGATTCAAATATCTTTGAGATAAAATTGGATTGCTTGGAGCTGGCTTAAACGGACCTTTGGGACTATCGCTCACAAAAATTACTTCACTGTGCCAATCTCCGGTTCCACCTTCCGCACACATCAAATAATAACGACCATTCTTTTTGTATAAATGAGGAGCTTCAATCCAGATAGGTTTCTTAGACAAATCAACGCCACCATCAACTATCGTTTGAGATGTTCCGGGAATAATCTGATCTTTTTCCACGTCATATTCCCATACTTTAATGACTCTGTGCCCGTTGTAAAGCTCTTTTCCCTTGTCAGGAGCATCATTGTGTACAATGTACGCCTTACCATTATCATCAAAGAAGATAGAAGGATCAATTCCATCAAAATTCAGTTTAATGGGGTCACTCCATCCTTTAAGCGGATCTTTTGATTTAACCATAATATTACCAAAACCACCAGCAAATTCTGTGGTAATCATGTAGAAGGTATCGTTATTGGGGTTATACAAAATTTGTGGTGCATAAACTCCTGCACTGATACCGCAATCGTGCACTTTCAGTTGCGAGACTCTATCGAGCACGTGACCTATTTGTGTCCAGTTCACCAAATCTTTAGAATGAAAGATGGGTACACCGGGGAACATCGCAAACGATGAACATACCAGATAATAATCATCTCCTTTACGCGTAATACTTGGATCAGGGTAACAGCCCTGTAAAATAGGGTTATAAAACTCATTCGCTTTCAACGGGTTGTTTTTGTAAACCTCATCTTCTCCCTGATAAACAAATTTGGAGAATAACGGAGCATTCTTTGCCACTTTCACTTTATTCGGTTTATCGGCTGCAAATGACATAACAGAAAATGATGTCATTAAAACTGTCATTAAAAACAATTGTACCCGGCTAAATCTCTTCAATTTTAAATTCGTTTCTTTCATTAATAAATATGTTATTGAATTACTTTATAATAAAGGTATAAGTTTTACCTGATTCTGTTGGAATATCATACAAGAAGGTTGGTTTAACAACCACTGTATTCAACTTCGCAGCTGAAGATATTATTGGTTCTTTTACCTTGACAATTTCAAAAAATGGATTTGGGTTTGTTCCTTTAGCAGTGTTCAGTTTCTTGCCTCCCGCTAACACCATTGCATTGGGTACACGAAGGCGGCAATTTCCACCAAAGTTCGATTTGATTATCACCTTTTGAGCTTTATTATCTTTCCAAATTATGCTCACCTCAAATCCTCCATAGGCTTTCAGACCGGTAATACTACCGTTTTTCCAATCATCAGGCAGAGCCGGTAATATATCAACTGATCCGTCATGACTTTGCAAAAGCATTTCGGTAATACCGGAGGTACAACCAAAGTTACCATCAATTTGGAAAGGTGGGTGCGCATCAAACATATTCGGATATGTTCCGCCACCGCCCATAGTAGAATTTCTACCCTGACCGGGTTCAACTAATGTAAGTTGATCTGATATCAATTTCTTTGCATGATTTCCATCAAGTAAACGTGCCCAGAAATTCACTTTCCAACCCATTGACCAACCGGTTGACACATCCCCTCTATACAGAAGCGAAGTTTTAGCTGCGTCAAATAATTGCGGAGTGGTATACGGAGTTATCTGATTACTAGGAAACAGTCCATACAAATGTGAAACGTGTCTGTTTTGATCTTTAGCATTATCCCAATCTTCCAGCCATTCCTGAAGTTGTCCTAAACGACCTATTTGCATAGGAGGTAAGCGATCAAGTATTTTTTGGAAATCGACCATCAGAGAAGCATCTTTTTTCAATAATTTTGCAGCTTTGATTGTTTTGGTGAATAAGTCGAAAAGAAGTTGATTATCGATGGTGCAACCTGCTACCAATGCACTTTTGTGACCTTGAGGTGTATTCTCCGGCGAAACTGAAGGAGACACCACTAACCATTTATGAGTAGGTTCTTCTATTAGAAAATCCTTATAAAATTCGCAAGCCGATTTTAAAACAGGATATACAGATTCCAGGTATTTGAGGTTTCCGTTGTAAAGATATTTTTCCCAAAGATGCTGAGAAAGCCAAGCTCCACCCATTGGCCACTGACCTGCATCGGCAAAATCAACAACACCGGTTATACGCCAAATATCTGTATTGTGGTGAGCCACCCAACCATTGCTACCATACATTACTTTGGCAGTTTCTTTACCTGACTGAGAAAGCTCCTTGATCATTTTAATCAGCGGCTCGTGCATTTCTGTAAGATTCGTTTTTTCGGCCGGCCAATAATTCATTTCTGTATTGATATTAATTGTGTATTTGCTATCCCACATTGGGTTATTGCTTCCGTTCCAGATGCCCTGTAAGTTGGAAGGCTGTCCATTGGGTTGCGACGAGCAAATCAGCAGATATCGACCAAATTGATAATACAGACTAACCAATTCGGGATCATAGCTTTTAGAGAAATTTTTAATTCGGTCTTTGGTGGTAGCTTTAGCAGCTTCCGAAGTTCCTAAATCAAAATTCACACGTTTGAAATATTTCTGATAAGTCGATATATGATTTTTCAGAATAGTATTAAACGGCTTTTTCTCTGCTACAGATAAATACTGAATACATTTTTGAGTTTCGTTAGCTGTCAGATTTTGGTAATCTACAAAATTTGTTGCTATAGAAACCATAATTATAACTTCATTGGCATTTTTCACCTTCAACGAGTCAGAAACAAAACTAACAGTTCCTCCATTGTTGATTACCTTTGCCCGAGCATCGAACTTCACCTGACCGATTACACCTTCGTGTGTACCCGACAATCCAGTCATTTCAAGTGTGTGGTTATCCAGTGCAACTGATGTTTTTTTGAGTTGGCTGTCAAAATTAGTCGTAAAAGTTAGTTTCCCGGGTTTACTTGCAGTTAACCTAACTACAATAACCTGATCAGGAATTGAAGCCAGAATTTCTCTTTTATAAATTACATCATCGACCTTATAAGAAACTGACGATAAAGCATTTTCGATATCAAGGTCTCTATAATAATCAGTAAATTTTTCAGCATTTGGAAAACTGATATTTAGGTTTCCTATGGATTGAAATTTGGAACCATGAAGTTGTTTGGCTGTGAGGAACTGATTGGAAAGTGTATTCGCACGTGTGTAATTTCCTTGAAATATATAAGTCCGAATAGAATCCAGCCCTTTCAATCCATCCGGATTGTCGTTTCTAGAAGGTCCACCAGACCAAAATGAGCTCTCATTTAACTGAAGTAATTCTTTGGATGGGTTTCCGTGTACCATCGCAGCAATTCTTCCATTCGCTATTGGCAATGCTTCATTCCAGTTCGCAGCTGGTTTATCATACCATAGCTTTAGTTTACCACCTTTTTGTGCGCTTGACTGAGCCAAAGGCAAAAGTGCAAACAGTGAGGTTAACAATACTACTTTTACTTTATTCATTTTATTATATTTGATTGTTGTAATTCAATGTGTTTTCTTAGTAAGCCAAAAAATCTGAGCTCCAATGAGAAGCTCAGATGTTCTTAGCATTTTATATTTTCTATCTTATGGCAACAGGCACTTTTGCCGGAGTAATAACCTGGTATTTTCCGCTTAAATGCATCAAGCTAAATAGATACAACAATCCATCATAATATGGATCGAAGTAACCATCTTCATAAGGTTGTAGTTTCTCATTCCACAATTTATGCACGTAGTCAAAATCCTTATGCATTAGGTTTGTTGATGTTGCAGTGGAAATCAATCCTATCGAATGTCTTAGTTTCTGAGTATTAGTTCCTGCTTTCAAAATAAATTCAGGCGTAGTACCATCCAGATTAAACTGATCAACAAAAGTATTCAAACCTTTCGATTTGAAGAATGTCTGAATTCGTTTAGCATAATCTTCCTGCCATGCTTTATCTTTTCCAAACCAGTTGTAATCCATAGCAATGTTCATTGGTACTCTCCATGAATCGTAACGGAAAGCAGACGGCATCCAGCGTGAAGTATGAGGAGCTCCGCTAAATTCGGTAT contains:
- a CDS encoding glycoside hydrolase family 43 protein — protein: MTSFSVMSFAADKPNKVKVAKNAPLFSKFVYQGEDEVYKNNPLKANEFYNPILQGCYPDPSITRKGDDYYLVCSSFAMFPGVPIFHSKDLVNWTQIGHVLDRVSQLKVHDCGISAGVYAPQILYNPNNDTFYMITTEFAGGFGNIMVKSKDPLKGWSDPIKLNFDGIDPSIFFDDNGKAYIVHNDAPDKGKELYNGHRVIKVWEYDVEKDQIIPGTSQTIVDGGVDLSKKPIWIEAPHLYKKNGRYYLMCAEGGTGDWHSEVIFVSDSPKGPFKPAPSNPILSQRYLNPKRTNMVDWAGHADLVQTPDGKYYGVFLAVRPNEKKRVNTGRETFILPVDWSGEFPVFENGLVPMEPKLKMPKGVENKTGKDGFFPNGNFTFTDDFLAPKLDYRWIGLRGPREDFIVTSKKGLIINPFAANIKELKPTSTLFYRQQHISFTATATLSYQPQTEKDLAGITCVQGERFNYVFGVTKKDKDFYLLLERTARGKSTIVASTKIDMKTAVQLRVKATGDNYEFSYSANGTDFTNLGGTVSGDILSTDVAGGFTGAMIGLYATSANNAIPE
- a CDS encoding glycosyl hydrolase family 95 catalytic domain-containing protein is translated as MNKVKVVLLTSLFALLPLAQSSAQKGGKLKLWYDKPAANWNEALPIANGRIAAMVHGNPSKELLQLNESSFWSGGPSRNDNPDGLKGLDSIRTYIFQGNYTRANTLSNQFLTAKQLHGSKFQSIGNLNISFPNAEKFTDYYRDLDIENALSSVSYKVDDVIYKREILASIPDQVIVVRLTASKPGKLTFTTNFDSQLKKTSVALDNHTLEMTGLSGTHEGVIGQVKFDARAKVINNGGTVSFVSDSLKVKNANEVIIMVSIATNFVDYQNLTANETQKCIQYLSVAEKKPFNTILKNHISTYQKYFKRVNFDLGTSEAAKATTKDRIKNFSKSYDPELVSLYYQFGRYLLICSSQPNGQPSNLQGIWNGSNNPMWDSKYTININTEMNYWPAEKTNLTEMHEPLIKMIKELSQSGKETAKVMYGSNGWVAHHNTDIWRITGVVDFADAGQWPMGGAWLSQHLWEKYLYNGNLKYLESVYPVLKSACEFYKDFLIEEPTHKWLVVSPSVSPENTPQGHKSALVAGCTIDNQLLFDLFTKTIKAAKLLKKDASLMVDFQKILDRLPPMQIGRLGQLQEWLEDWDNAKDQNRHVSHLYGLFPSNQITPYTTPQLFDAAKTSLLYRGDVSTGWSMGWKVNFWARLLDGNHAKKLISDQLTLVEPGQGRNSTMGGGGTYPNMFDAHPPFQIDGNFGCTSGITEMLLQSHDGSVDILPALPDDWKNGSITGLKAYGGFEVSIIWKDNKAQKVIIKSNFGGNCRLRVPNAMVLAGGKKLNTAKGTNPNPFFEIVKVKEPIISSAAKLNTVVVKPTFLYDIPTESGKTYTFIIK